The nucleotide sequence ACATCCATCCCAGATGAATGACCGTCACATACAGAATCCGGCTTATTCTCAACTCAAGTCTTTATTTTTTTTGAGAATATGACGCTGGAAGCGGACTCTGTAGGAACAGAGTGTTTCAAGAGTTCGCTGTCTCTTTCTTTCCGTATCCACCACCGCCCGGTGTCTCTATCCGAATGATGTCCCCTTCATTTGTGGAAGTGGACACCTTACCCGACAATGGCTGCTCTGCTCCACCGGAAATTAGCACATTACGCCCCGGTTTTCCGGGTTCACCGCCTTGCAGCCCGTAGGGACACTGCGTTCGGCGATCAGAAAGGATGGTGACCTCGGCATCTGTGAGAAGTCGCAGTGCTCGAACAACTCCTGCACCCCCTCGGAATTTCCCTGCCCCGCCTGTTCCACGTCTAATTGAGTATGCCGCCACCTGCATCGGGTAATTCGTCTCGATCGCCTCTATCGGTGTATTCATCGTATTCGTCATATGCGTATGGATGGCATCAATTCCGTCTCGGTTTGGGCGTGCTCCCATGCCGCCTGCAATCGTTTCGTAATACGTAAAGTCCTTTCCGCGCGAAACATCATACCCACCTATTGTAAGGTTATTCATGGTGCCGGAACTCGCAGCGGGAATCTGATCAGGACAGGCTTGCGCCAATGCCCCGAGCAGGACATCAACAATACGTTGCGATGTTTCGACATTTCCGCCCGCAACCGCAGCCGGAAACTTTGCATTCACAACGGTTCCCTCTGGCGCGACGACTCGGATCGGTTCTAAACACCCAGCATTGGCAGGAACATCTGCACCAGCAATACATCGAAAGGCATAAAAAACAGCGGAAAGCGTAATCGCGTAAATAGCGTTAACTGAACCTCGAACCTGTTTCGCCGTGCCAGTGAAATCAACCACTGCGGTATCATCTTCGATCTCAATCGCGACCCGTATCTCAATAGATTCATCGGTGATGCCGTCATTATCAAGTACATCAGCATACATGTAGCGTCCGTTCGGGATTTCCCGAAGGCGTGCCCTGACCATTCGACTCGCATACGCACAGAGTTCCTGCATGTATTCCGTAATTTCTGGCGCGCCATATTTACCCACCATCTCCTGTAGGCACCGTTCACCCACACGGTTCGCAGCGAGTTGTGCTTCCATATCACCACGGCGTTCCCCAGGCGTGCGGACATTCGCGAGAATAAATTCCCAGAGGTCAGTATCCAATTCCCCGCCTCGAATGAGTTTAACGGGTGGAATTCGGATCCCTTCCTGAATGACACTCGTCGCAATTGGCATGGAACCAGGGGACATTCCACCCACGTCGGCGTGATGTGCACGATTCGCAACAAAGAAGACGGGGCGGATAGAAGATTGAAAGACTGGAAGACTGGAAGACTGGGGGTCCCGTCTATCCTTCCATTCAGATTTCCTCCCATCCTTCCATTTTTCCATATCTCCATCTGAGAAAACGGGCGCGACGAGCGTAATATCGGGTAGATGGGTGCCACCGCGATATGGATCATTAAGGGCAATCATATCACCAGGCACCATTTCTGTATGGGCAATCGCAGCGAGCACCGAAAGTGGCATGGAACCGAGATGCACAGGAATATGAGCGGCTTGTGCAACCATTTTACCCGTGTTATCAAACACGGCACACGAAAAATCAAGCCGTTCCTTGATATTCGGTGAGAATGCCGTGCGTTGTAGCGTTACGCCCATCTCCTCGGCAACGGAGGTCAGCATATTTTTGTAAAGCTCAAGTTTGATAGGATCAGTGCTCATTGTGTTGTCGATGTCCGCGTTGGTTAGTAAGTAGCGTCAATATTCAGAAGTTAGTTGCATTTTAACATCGCCTCCTATAATATGCAAGGAAAGATTCGTTAGGAGAACTCGCAATGGAAAAAGTTAATATCGCCCTCATCGGCGCGGGCGGAATGGCAAACGGTGTCCATTATCCGTCGCTCAGAGAGTGTGAAGATGTGAACCTTGTTGGATTGTGTGATATGGTTCCATCAAAACTTCAGGCAACAGCGGAACGCTTTGAGATTGAAGAAACATTCACCGACTATAAACAGATGCTTGAGAAGACGAGTCCCGATGCGGTGTATATCCTCATGCCGCCGCAACACCTGTTTCCACTCGTAATTCACTGTCTCTCGCAACAGCACCACGTTTTTATTGAGAAACCACCCGGTATTACGCTTCATCAAACCAAGGAAATGGCACGCGCCGCAGAGAAAAACAACAGTAAGACGATGG is from Candidatus Poribacteria bacterium and encodes:
- a CDS encoding hydantoinase B/oxoprolinase family protein, giving the protein MSTDPIKLELYKNMLTSVAEEMGVTLQRTAFSPNIKERLDFSCAVFDNTGKMVAQAAHIPVHLGSMPLSVLAAIAHTEMVPGDMIALNDPYRGGTHLPDITLVAPVFSDGDMEKWKDGRKSEWKDRRDPQSSSLPVFQSSIRPVFFVANRAHHADVGGMSPGSMPIATSVIQEGIRIPPVKLIRGGELDTDLWEFILANVRTPGERRGDMEAQLAANRVGERCLQEMVGKYGAPEITEYMQELCAYASRMVRARLREIPNGRYMYADVLDNDGITDESIEIRVAIEIEDDTAVVDFTGTAKQVRGSVNAIYAITLSAVFYAFRCIAGADVPANAGCLEPIRVVAPEGTVVNAKFPAAVAGGNVETSQRIVDVLLGALAQACPDQIPAASSGTMNNLTIGGYDVSRGKDFTYYETIAGGMGARPNRDGIDAIHTHMTNTMNTPIEAIETNYPMQVAAYSIRRGTGGAGKFRGGAGVVRALRLLTDAEVTILSDRRTQCPYGLQGGEPGKPGRNVLISGGAEQPLSGKVSTSTNEGDIIRIETPGGGGYGKKETANS